The Lathyrus oleraceus cultivar Zhongwan6 chromosome 5, CAAS_Psat_ZW6_1.0, whole genome shotgun sequence genome includes the window AATGAACGCATCTCCAAAATAATGCTCACACAATTCTTTGCATTGAATATACGAGATCCACAAGCAAGAAATTATTTGTATAGAGAGATTCCAGAGCATTATTGTTGGAACAAGCGGGACATGGAATGGCATCGTAGGCAGTCAACAAGAAAAGTTATCGGGAGAATATATACGGTATCATCTTCGGAGGGAGATAAGTTTTACTTGCGATTGTTGTTATCTCATGTCACAGGTCCAACCAGTTGGGAATATCTTCTTACAAATGATTACACGACTTTCAATACATTCAAAAAATCAGCCGAGAATAGCGGATTTCTAGAGACTAATCATAGTATTCGTGATTGTTTGATTGAGGCTACGAGTCTCCGAATGCCATGTGCTTTACAGAGGTTATGCATGATGATTTTAAAATTTTGTGAACCTACTAATGTTAAAGGCCTTTGGAATGAGTTTTTACACATATGGCGGAGGATTATCAAACAACTAACAATGTTGTGGAATCAGACTTAACTAATATGTTGTTGAAGGACTTGAATGAACTCTTAAACATGCACGGTAAAAAAATTGAAGATTACGATCTCCCATCTTTACCCCCTAATACAATAGAAGGAAATTCAATTCCAAGTCTCATACAAGAGGATTTAGCGGTCGATAACCCCAATGAAGATATTGAATTTGTTGCTAAGTTAAATAATGATCAAATGATTGCATTCAAGACCATTATGAATGTAATTGTTCAAAAACACAGTGAGGTATTTTTTGTTGATGGTCCAGGAGGAACAGGTAAAACATTCCTTTATCGAACATTAATGGTAAGTTTAAGAAGTATAAGAGAAATTGTCTTAGCAGCTGCATCATCTGGTATAGCTGCAACATTGTTTCCCGGTGGTAGGACTGCACACTCTCGATTTAAGATACCTATTGATATACAACCGAGTTCCATTTGTGGTATTCAAAAGCAAAAAGATCTTGCAAATCTCATTAGAGTTGTTAGCGTAATAGTTTGGGATGAAGCACCAATGACAAACAAAAATTGTTTGGAAGTCTTAGATCGATCATCACAAGACATTTGTAGTAATAGTGCTCCATTTGGTGGAAAAGTTCTTATCATGGGGGGAGATTTTCGTCAAGTTCTTCCTGTTGTAAGAAAAGGTACTAAGGCACAAATGATTTCAGCATGTATTGTTCAATCTCATTTATGGGATCATACTAAGATTTTGCGTTTGCGTCAAAATATGCGATCATTGCATGATCAAGAGTTTGTAGAATTTCTTATTCACATTGGTGATGGTGTTGAACCTACCAAACCAAATGACATGGTGAGGTTACCTTCATAGATTGCAATCCCATGGGAAGGTGAACATTCCATACAAGTACTTATCCAACATATTTTTCCTAATTTAGAATTGCATGGTTGGGATGCCCCGTATATGGTACAAAGAGCTATTTTGACACCAACAAATGATGATGTCCAAAAATTGAATGATCTGATTATCGACCAGTTTCCAGGAGAAGAACATAATTTGTTATCGTTTGACGAGGTTGATAGGGATAATCATAATTTATACCAGTAAGAATTCTTAAACTCAATTGCACAATGTAGTTTGTCACCACATATTCTAAAGATAAAAAAGGGTGCACCATTGATGTTGTTacgtgtaagaccccaattttgaccctaagatccctcatggcatcataacattgcatttgcattgcctcaaggatctttagcgtctcggttccctttgcctttgggtgggactccttgtgattggtttgagatcaccaagcatgcttgagttatacatcattgtttctcttacttttgtttactaaccaaaagcacaaaaatgtgtcactaacatcttttgtttgaagcttaagtatcatccaagacactttgtgggttctatttagatgatcagtcaacacaagggaatggcttgagatacttccaacaggttcaaatggggtctattcgtcagtcaaaacgttaatcttgaaggagcaaaagtttgttcatgagctgtcatgctcgctaggcgagcagaatgggtcgcctagcgagtcccaagaaaagccactagaatcacctacgctcagaggaatttcttgaactgtcatgctcgctagacgaagcccacgtgttaaaaaaaaaacaacgaaaaaacgaagaaaaaaaacgaaaaacgaaaaacaaaaacgaataaataaataaataaataaataaaatattacagaaaattttggacttgggcctctctcatttgagcccacaggtccacaaaaatcaggttataaattcaaAGTTTCAGTAAAACAAAATTCTAttttattcctattaccctggcaggaaaaaaatagtgagagaagagctaacagagttcagagcaacctccagagactgaagggagctcatcggcaaagaaccaattccctctcatataaaccctcagattgctttgcaaacccaaccgggcaattcaatttcattcgatctctccaatcaggtttgccttattcccattactttatgcttttaatttgaatgctctgaatgtatgaggtattatggatgaatttgatacccttttgatgcatgtgtttgacaagaggtttaggcctcctacccttggttgctttttgtgagctttttgtgaattttaatggcatgattcatgtggttatatttttatttgggggaaactcttgattaccctatcttgtttctctaacctgtttgttgagttttgttttgtgagggctcatatgactcttgcagagatggcttgcctggtgttccactttatttgtgggatacaatctggaggtttattccgattacctgtactgactcactttctttgatggtaTTTAGCTTAGGAATCTTTGGGTTTCTTATatatctaattgttgttacttcggatctttatccgtacggtagatctctcgatccctttacttttcccgcatgttactgatttcttaggtttcgtatagcctctcgtgccatgtcatttaaggtaacgcggttccttcatctaggactgcctttttgcatgagcatccctaaacaccccaaactcattgatttttcttctcctaagaacacgttatctccttctactacagacgagtaagtctccaaaggtcgagcatccggtagattgcgtagtaacgtcgttcaccccaaaacacaacccttaccccataggtggttgaactacgttttgctctgattttcatcccagatgagatacgtaggcataagacgcgatgtcttagcgagcacactcctatttaacccataggtagccgagctacgaagactctgattctcagattcagatgagatacgtatgcagtggatgcgacgtccgcgcgagtcattttcttttgacctcTCTTTTAGTACGTAGTAtattagataaacatacacgcttttctcatcccttcaatcatgtttgcacaaataaattttcaaaaaaaaaaacaacaacctttgcaacaaatgtgaaagggctccctaggagtacctaggatgctttgggtgcctaataccttcccattgcataaccaacccccttacccagatctctgacatttttactagtttttgattcgataaaacttttaagtttttgttcgctttctaaccattcctttggataaatagaagtgcggtggcgactcgacttgtatgatttaccttggatttagtcaatatctctaatggtaacgaataccccgctatagaaaaatggcgactctgctggggattcgaaacatcctagtgggttttgcctacttttcatattttttgtattgtattgtatatttatttttatttttttgtgacatatttttgtgcaatttgggattactgtattgtatgtaatgattgaattgcttgaatattaattccttgtatgattggtgatctttgtgagatgagttctatacccggactcgagtgcacttaggataggagaatggcgtagtcttattgacttgtgtggagttattccttagcaagttgacttgcaagtccattcacttggtgggggttatgttgggatcaataatgtcacacaagtaagttgtggttagacattactctctccaatatagaccttagaagccaaggaccttagtttaccaagcccatcttggcctgttcttaggatgtagtgcgaaggtcgttcaagtgtaagatttgatacgattgttacgcgatactacactcataagagtctctcttgagaatattttcggaatacgagtagtcgtttctccaataatatccgaaagatgggatgatgactatgggaaccttttgtagaacatgtttggcaggttaaaccttagtacactccctttgggtggttcttaacctaactccaagctcgtgacttacaacaaacccttgattcatggttgatccgttcatgaatccttaatatcaatggaacttgggtgttgataaggtgtaaaccataatccaccaaaatggatggttgatattaaggataacatgatccatcccatgacctttgtttggtgtgctttgcttgatccttgagtgtgattgttgcattcatgcattcatgcacccatttgcatccatatcatcaataaataagaaaattttcaaggaacttaaggggtttatttgcaaaattttcagacatgaaaagacaaagaaggaatacaaagaagtatagtttcagacaaccagacttgaaagagttaaggaatctgacatcctatgtattagatcctttgggtttcaaggctcgttttgggaagcttcttcctcttctgactactcaggtggatgaaggattgatgagtgtattggtgcagttttatgatcctttgtaccgttgcttcacgtttccggatttccagcttttgcctacccttgaggagtatgcttaccttgtggatatacctattctagaccagttgtcgttcagtggcttggagagtattcctatttctcaagagatagctgacatgttacacatagatgaatctctggttgatgctcatatgactaccaaaggaggaattcaaggtctctcttctgagttcctcattgctcaagctactatgtatgggaaggccatgagtgaggacgcctttgaggccatatttgtacttctcatctatgggctagtgttattccccaacatcgacaagtttgtggatgtgaacgctattagggttttctctactcttaatcccattccgactctgttgggtgacgcttatttttctttgcatatgaggaatgcaaagggtggtggcgccattgtgtgttgtttgcctctgttgtataagtggtttatttctcacttacctcagacagtcgcttttaaggagaacaaggaatgtctacggtggtccacgagacttatgtctctcactaatgatgatatctcttggtacaaccgcgtgtatgatggtgtgcagattattgactcttgtggcgaattctccaatgtacctcttcttggtacatgtggtgggattaactacaaccctattttggcacgtcgtcagcttgggttccccctaaaggataaacctaataacattttgttagagggtgtattctttcaggatggtaaagatccccaaggcttgaaagctagaatggtccgcgcttggcgcaagattcataggaaaggaaggaaagagttgggtcctaagaattgcatcgctttggagccttacactgtttgggttaggaagagggcgtctgagtatctcatgccttacgagtatccgagacctacacctgtgattatggctgggccttcaaccctccctaatcaaggagtagaggagttgagagacgaagaccgttcacgtgcctggatccgtgaacgtgaagagttgcttcagcagattaaggagaaggatgcgttgattgagtttcttgagcatcaggttattgatgaccctgatggtgtatggacttctctacttcctcagtcttctaagttttggaagaggaagtatgatcgactcgccaaagagaaggttgatatggaggcagcctacgagagggaggtgaagaggcttcgcgcatcttatcttcttgtgtcccgagctttagatgattgtttctagggatccataagacgattattttccttttctcttgtataaGATTGACGATGCTacacttcttttccctgatattatttgatgagatatttccatatgtgataaaatgcttaatatttccaaaatttgcaaataaaactctaaagttccttttaaataaaaaacaaatcatatgcacaaacattgcatgcatcatatgcataagcaggttttgttttCGGTCCCTTTccctatggtctaactctgtgtccttcatttattttaaagacaagttgactcaccggtactacactagagccaacatttcaagactgagggatcacttagagcaagagaaccgcgagctgaaagaggatgtggccagattgactgccctaatggagtcactcatggctgcccagagccagtcttctccgacaccttcaactcctccccagaggacaggtatctccgagattgtctcctctactgtgtccgctgccagtgcacactttattccaacagccatgccaaccgggttcccgtgggggatgcctcccaatttcatgcctgatggtcctgttcctacctttgcttctctgccggcatctagcccggtccttgccattcctcctcctgtcgtgcatactttggccagggtagacgacaccatctatcattctaagccgtctgagggtccagatgtttatgagaagatggatgctatgaacgatcaatttcttgagcttcgcaaggaattgaaaactctcagagggaaggatcttttcggcaagtctgctgccgaactctgcttggttccaaatgtgaagatccctgtgaaattcaaggtccctgattttgaaaagtacaaaggaaatacttgtcctctcagccacctggtcatgtatgccaggaagatgtcgactcaaaccgaaaatgaccaactactcatccactactttcaggacagtctgtccggtgccgctttgcgttggtacacgggtttagacagcgcgaacatccgatccttcaatgatctcggcgaagccttcgtcaagcagttcaagtacaacgtggatatggctcccgatagagatcaattgagagccatgtcccagaaggataaagaaacatttaaggagtacgcccagagatggcgagaggtggcagcacagatcgtgcctccgctagaagagaaagagatgactaagatctttttgaagactttaagttctttttattatgagcggatgattgctagtgctccttctgacttcaccgagatggtgaatatggggatgcgtttagaagaaggggtccatgaaggacgattaaccagagaagaaggcttttctgccaaacgttatggggcgtttgcaaagaagaaagatggagaggcacatgatgtgatctcccatgagaaaccaagaagaccctttgtgaagaggaagactgtgtgtcccgccagtaaccagcaccaggtggctcatatagcacctgttttcagagacaatcaacagtatcagcaacataataacaatcagcaaccacatccgcaatatcaacaacaacaacaccgaccgcagcagcaggcctaccagcctcgaaacagtaatcaaatcagcacgagttacgagaggaaaagggtcaccttcgatcctattcctatgacatacgcagagttatatccctctttgatagaaaggaagctgattactccaagagacccaccggctagacctgctaacccccagtggtggtataagcctgagttacattgtgtttaccattctggtgctcccggccacgacgtggagaattgttaccctttgaagaccaaggttcaagaccttgtgaggtgtggtattctatgttttgaggacgtaggccctaatgtgaagaagaacccattgcccgaacatgggaaatctgtcaacatggtccagggttgccctggaaaatacaaggtcaaatatgtcagtcatattcaacagtctctggtccagatgcatcgtttgttgtgtgactacagtcattatgagcatgaccatgatagatgtcgagtctgctctgttaaccgattgggttgttgccaggtgcgcaaggatgttcaggaaatgctggatgaaggagtcattgagatccttcaaaacaggaatgttgatgaaaatgagcctgaggtcaatgtgatctccccagtgttccggatacccgagcctgttatcatcaagtacaatggtagcaagcagaaggcttctcccgctctgatcattaagcctgttggtcctgtgccttactattctgaaaaggcagttccctatcgctacaacgccgtagcagtagagaatgggaaagaggtgtccttgccctcttcttctgttgtgaatattgccgatgttagcggtttgacccgtagtggccgtgtatttttagcaccgccgaagcctcaaattaatgctgattttgttgaacgcccgatcgggaacgctgtgaattctccgaatccggcacttgctgttaagccctcctccgtactgaaaactcctacttctgttggcccgagtggcaatgtgaaagaagactgtgatgagatgctgagactcatcaaaaggagcgagtacaatgttgtagaccaacttctacaaacgccatccaaaatatttgtgttatccttactcttaaattcagaaccacaccgagaggctctgcagaaggtgttggatgtggcatatgtagatcacgatgtcactttggagcaattcgatagcattgttgcaaacattactgcttgcaacaacctgagattttgtgactctgatctccctgaggagggaagagaccacaacttggctttacacatatctatgaattgcaaagacgatgccatgtccaatgtgttggtggacaccgggtcatcattgaacgtattgccaaagtccactctctcaaagctatcatatcaagggcctcccatgagacagagtggagtagttgtgaaggctttcgatgggtctcgcaaaactgtgatcggggaagttgatctcccaatcaagatcggaccaagtgatttccagattaccttccaggttatggacattcacccatcatatagttgtctcttaggcagaccatggattcacgaggcaggcgccgtgacgtccaccctacaccagaaattgaaattcgtgaaaaacaagaagttggtggtggtagggggagaaagggctctcctggttagccatttgtcttccttctcttatatagatgctgaggttgaagttggaactcctttccaagctttattTATTGCTGAGCttattgagaagagaactccttcatttgcttcctacaaagatgcaaagctggccattgagcgtggtgcaaccactggtttaggaaaaatgattgagttagaagacaacgagtcccgggctggcataggtttttcttctggtactttcaacaagcaagggttattcaagagtggaggtttcatccacactggtctagatgaggaggctgctgccgttttagaagaagatgcagaggattctggcaatttcatcatccctagaggggtctgcaacaattgggtcgctgtggatattccaacagttgtccataagtcaacgtaatgatcactttgtttaaaaacccttctcccatgccaaaaggaggagtgataacattgttggcaacataaatacaatgatattttcattcaataaattcatgttaaatgtttgtttttcccatttattttccctttttgtttttgcatgaaattggtgatcacataaaacctcaaaatggaataaaatcaatcttttcatctgcataatgatttgccttgtttgaattctaaatcttttcatatccaaaatcattaggcaggttgatttctaaacccattgaacataatgacccaacaccatctcccaattttgaattccctgtatttgaggcaggggaagatgatgttgaagagattcctgatgagatcacccggctacttgagcatgaagagaagatcattcagccgcatcttgagaatctggaaacagtcaacttggggtctgaagattgtgtgcgagaggtaaagattggggcacttctggaagaatctgttaagaaggggttgattaagttgctacgagaatatgttaacgtctttgcctggtcatatgaagacatgcctggtctagatactgatattgtgcaacatttcctacctctaaagcctgagtgcatgcctgtaaagtagaagctcagaagaactcatcatgatatggcagtgaagatcaaagaggaagttcagaagcaaattgatgcggggttcctggtgacttctatatatcctcaatgggtggccaatattgtgcccgtgcctaagaaagatggaaaagtccggatgtgtgtggactatagagacttgaataaagctagtccgaaagatgatttccctctaccacatattgatatgttggtagacaatacatctaaattcaatgtcttctcgtttatggacggattttccggatataatcagattaagatggcacccgaggatatggagaagacaacattcatcacaccttggggaacattctgttatcgagtgatgcccttcggtttgaagaatgccggagccacgtatcaacgagctatgaccaccttgtttcatgatatgatgcacaaggagattgaggtatatgttgacgatatgattgctaagtcaagaatggaagttgaacatgtagagcatttgttgaagcttttccagcgtttgaggaaatataagcttcgtctgaatcccaacaagtgtacatttggagtccgttctggcaagttattgggcttcattgttagtgaaagaggtattgaggttgatcctgcaaaggtcaaagcaatacgagagatgcctgcgctcaaaactgagaagcaagtccgaggttttcttggccgcttgaattacatttccagattcatatcccacatgactgccacatctgcgcctatattcaagctcctccggaaagatcagtcccatgattggaccgaggattgccagaaagctttcgacattattaaagaatatctgtctgagcctccgattctgtctccgcctgtagagggaagacctttgatcatgtatctgactgttcttgaaaactcgatgggttgtgtccttggtcagcaagacgaatcagggaagaaggagtatactatttactacctgagtaagaagttcactgattgtgagtctcgatactcaatgcttgaaaagacatgctgtgctttggcttgggctgctaagcgcttacgccagtatatgataaatcatacgacttggttgatatccagaatggatccaaccaagtacatcttcgagaagcctgctttaacagggagaattgcctgttggcagatgttgttatctgagtatgatattgagtatcgagttcagaaggctattaaaggtagtatcttggctgaccatttggcacatcagcctattgaagattatcagtcagttcagtatgacttcccggatgaggaaattctgtatttgaaagtgaaagattgcgatgagcctacacttgatgaagggccagagcctggttctagatggagtatggtgtttgatggcgctgtaaatcagtatggaaatggtattggggtcgtgattattactcctcaggacgcgcatattccttttacagcaaggataactttcaaatgcacgaataatatggctgagtatgaggcatgtattatgggattggaggaatgtattaatctaaggatcaagcatcttgatgtatatggtgattcagccctcgttgttaatcagattaagggtgaatgggaaacgaatcagcctggcctcattccatacagagattatgcgaggaggatttcaacgttctttactgaggtcgacttccatcatattcctcgagatgagaatcggatggcagatgctcttgctacacttgcttcgatgattgtggttaaattgtggaatgaagtccccaatatcaccgtgatgcgcttggacagaccatctcatgtatttgcagtagaagaagtaaaagatgataagccgtggtattatgatatcaaatgtttccttcagagccagatttacccgcccggggcatctgtaaaagataggaagactttgaggagattgtcaggcagtttctacctcaatggcgaagtgttttacaaaataaattttgacatggttctgctcagatgcgtggatagacacgaagcagacctgttgatgactgaggtccatgagggttcatttggtactcattccaatggacatgccatggctagaaagatgttgagagcaggctagtattggctgacaatggagtctgactgtcgcaaatatgtgaagaaatgccataagtgtcagatttacgcggataagattcatattcccccgacacttttgaatgtgatttcatcaccatggcctttctccatgtggggaattgacatgattggcatgatagagccgaaagcgtccaatggacacaaatttattctcgtagcaattgattacttcaccaagtgggttgaagcggcgtcgtatgcaaatgtgaccaggcaggtggtcgtgaagtttatcaagaataactcatatgccgatatggtgtgccagataagatcattactgataatggatctaacttgaataacaagatgatgaaagagctgtgtagtgaattcaagattgcacatcataattcttctccgtacagacccaagatgaatggggctgttgaagctgctaacaagaatatcaagaaaattatccagaagatggttgttacgtacaaagattggcatgagatgttaccattcgctttgcatggctatcgtacatttttctgcacttcaacaggggcaacccctttctctcttgtttatggcatggaggcggtactcccagtagaggtggagatcccatcaatgagagtcttgatggaggccaagttgactgatgctgaatgggttcagagtcgttatgaccagctgaacttgatagaagagaagagattgactgccatgtgccatggtcagttatatcagcaaaggatgaagaaagcttttgataagaaggtcaagcctcgtgtgttccgagaaggtgaccttgtgctcaagaaagttttgtatttcgcgcccgattccaggggcaagtggactccgaactatgagggtccgtatgttgttaagagagcctttttaggcggtgctttgatacttacaac containing:
- the LOC127082043 gene encoding ATP-dependent DNA helicase RRM3-like; the encoded protein is MAEDYQTTNNVVESDLTNMLLKDLNELLNMHGKKIEDYDLPSLPPNTIEGNSIPSLIQEDLAVDNPNEDIEFVAKLNNDQMIAFKTIMNVIVQKHSEVFFVDGPGGTGKTFLYRTLMVSLRSIREIVLAAASSGIAATLFPGGRTAHSRFKIPIDIQPSSICGIQKQKDLANLIRVVSVIVWDEAPMTNKNCLEVLDRSSQDICSNSAPFGGKVLIMGGDFRQVLPVVRKGTKAQMISACIVQSHLWDHTKILRLRQNMRSLHDQEFVEFLIHIGDGVEPTKPNDMVRLPS